From a region of the Deinococcus terrestris genome:
- a CDS encoding NUDIX hydrolase codes for MLTWQPGYCPAPAEVVTQVSGVCLTGEGRVVLVLEDGEAWSLPGGHPEAGEDWEATLRREVREEACAEVLACRLLGAVRVEGLTPQPYFQLRYRARVRLDAFTPTFETRHRAAVSPAEVLRFLPWLAGPIGGALLADALGERTQREPA; via the coding sequence ATGCTGACGTGGCAGCCGGGGTATTGCCCCGCTCCCGCCGAAGTGGTGACCCAGGTCAGCGGCGTCTGCCTGACCGGGGAGGGCCGGGTGGTGCTGGTTTTGGAGGACGGCGAGGCGTGGAGTCTGCCCGGCGGTCACCCGGAAGCCGGGGAGGACTGGGAGGCGACGCTGCGGCGCGAGGTCCGGGAAGAAGCCTGCGCGGAGGTGCTGGCCTGCCGCCTGCTGGGGGCCGTGCGGGTGGAGGGGCTGACGCCGCAGCCGTACTTCCAACTGCGGTACCGGGCACGGGTGCGGCTGGACGCCTTCACGCCCACGTTTGAGACGCGCCACCGGGCTGCCGTCTCCCCGGCCGAGGTTCTCCGCTTCCTGCCGTGGCTGGCGGGACCGATTGGAGGGGCACTGCTGGCCGACGCGCTGGGGGAGAGGACCCAGCGTGAGCCTGCCTGA
- a CDS encoding SMC family ATPase produces MRPLHLELQGFTAFRQHTTLDFSDLELFALVGPTGSGKSSLLDAMTFALYGTTPRLGATGLDALISQGERGLSVSLTFEVGDETYRVARSKGRRQAENEVRLERREGDRWVSLSDGGTRAVGERIARVVGLDFKTFARSVLLPQGEFSRLLHGTGRERQALLGELMGLEHVKAMHGFAGDRAKGFKHQLGSLHALLEGEYAGVTVETVKTLRAEREAVSAEAERLTDTRERLQGQVNRLRALEGVWREREDTARRLDVLEARAGQVREGAERAARARRVAGVLPLLDAAERARIAAEREESERHRAASAEAAARQAVESAQAGLEASALAEGRIPNLEAKADTLREAEADAARLRRAGGTPQSTHASPLPWDEDAFLAAREGAQKLDKLRQERVQLEAQKTALESSRERQRAELTQYDALTGEQTRTKREGQQAKAELDRAQAELEAARVEAGLAAYRSHLHLGEPCPLCEGVVQTLPPPTAHNLAGLETRVAALTADLEGRRLRYKEIGLELASLKKSTEERAAELRDWEAQLTQREADLRVLEGHVAGDPADTAARLVAGLAARVRQAGADPARERQRLLAEIKTVRARLTEAQATLARAESAHAAAAATLRSAAAAAAGRTREAQEASAALTSVLAELRLDATQARAAALPEAEITALEEAARTHTAQVGHLRAQLAELERQLGLEPFDPANLRQAERDLTATDAALTTARERAGSLAEQERVARERLERKAEIERQAGEISKQVDTWQTLTNTLKANEFQSYLLSEVEAQLLTGAGTLLHDISDGRYRLALENGEYVVQDLWNAGETRGVKTLSGGETFLASLSLAIALSDYLAGNKVLGALFLDEGFGTLDPQALEAVAGALENLRTQGRMVGVVTHVESLSERLPSRLLVTKSVAGSSVQRLDG; encoded by the coding sequence GTGAGGCCCCTTCACCTCGAACTCCAGGGCTTCACCGCCTTCCGGCAGCACACCACGCTCGATTTCTCGGACCTCGAGCTGTTCGCCCTCGTCGGGCCGACCGGGAGCGGCAAGTCCAGCCTGCTCGACGCGATGACCTTCGCTCTGTACGGCACCACGCCCCGGCTGGGGGCGACCGGCCTCGACGCGCTGATCTCGCAGGGGGAACGGGGGCTGTCGGTGAGCCTTACCTTCGAGGTCGGGGACGAGACCTACCGGGTCGCCCGCTCCAAGGGGCGGCGGCAGGCCGAGAACGAGGTGCGGCTGGAGCGCCGGGAAGGGGACCGCTGGGTCAGCCTCAGCGACGGCGGGACGCGGGCGGTGGGCGAGCGCATCGCGCGGGTCGTCGGGCTGGACTTCAAGACCTTTGCCCGCAGCGTGCTGCTGCCGCAGGGCGAGTTTTCGCGGCTGCTGCACGGCACCGGGCGCGAGCGGCAGGCCCTGCTGGGCGAGCTGATGGGGCTGGAACATGTCAAGGCCATGCACGGGTTTGCTGGAGACCGCGCCAAGGGGTTCAAGCACCAGCTCGGCAGCCTGCACGCCCTGCTGGAGGGCGAATACGCGGGCGTGACGGTGGAGACGGTCAAGACCTTGCGGGCCGAGCGCGAGGCCGTCAGCGCTGAGGCCGAGCGGCTGACCGACACCCGCGAGCGCCTTCAGGGGCAGGTCAACCGCTTACGGGCGCTGGAAGGCGTGTGGCGTGAGCGCGAGGACACCGCCCGGCGGCTGGACGTTCTGGAGGCCCGCGCCGGGCAGGTGCGCGAGGGCGCGGAACGCGCGGCGCGGGCGCGGCGGGTGGCCGGGGTCCTGCCGCTACTGGACGCCGCCGAACGTGCCCGCATCGCCGCCGAGCGCGAGGAGAGCGAGCGCCACCGGGCCGCGAGCGCGGAGGCGGCCGCCCGGCAAGCCGTGGAGTCCGCACAGGCGGGGCTGGAAGCCTCCGCGCTCGCAGAAGGACGCATCCCCAACTTGGAAGCGAAGGCCGACACCCTGCGCGAGGCCGAGGCCGATGCCGCCCGGTTGCGCCGCGCCGGGGGCACCCCGCAGAGCACCCACGCCTCCCCCCTGCCCTGGGACGAGGACGCTTTCCTGGCCGCCCGCGAGGGAGCGCAGAAGCTGGACAAGCTGCGGCAGGAGCGGGTGCAACTGGAGGCGCAAAAGACCGCGCTGGAGTCCAGCCGTGAGCGTCAAAGGGCCGAACTGACCCAGTACGACGCGCTGACCGGGGAACAGACCCGGACCAAACGCGAGGGCCAGCAGGCCAAGGCCGAGCTGGACCGGGCACAGGCCGAGTTGGAAGCCGCACGGGTGGAGGCGGGCCTCGCTGCCTACCGCTCGCACCTGCACCTCGGGGAACCGTGTCCGCTGTGCGAGGGCGTAGTGCAGACCCTGCCGCCGCCCACCGCACACAATCTCGCCGGGCTGGAAACCCGCGTGGCGGCCCTCACCGCCGATCTGGAGGGCCGCCGCCTGCGCTACAAGGAAATCGGGCTGGAACTCGCCAGCCTGAAGAAGTCCACCGAGGAGCGGGCCGCCGAACTGCGCGACTGGGAAGCGCAGCTCACCCAGCGGGAGGCCGACCTGCGGGTGCTGGAGGGCCACGTCGCGGGCGACCCCGCCGACACCGCCGCGCGGCTCGTCGCGGGGCTGGCGGCGCGGGTGCGGCAGGCTGGGGCCGATCCTGCCCGCGAGCGCCAGCGCCTGCTGGCCGAGATCAAGACGGTGCGGGCACGCCTGACCGAGGCGCAGGCCACGCTCGCCCGCGCCGAGAGCGCCCACGCCGCAGCAGCAGCGACCCTGCGCTCGGCGGCTGCGGCGGCAGCGGGCCGCACCCGTGAAGCGCAGGAGGCGAGTGCCGCGCTGACCTCGGTCCTGGCGGAACTCAGGCTGGACGCCACACAAGCCCGCGCCGCCGCCCTTCCCGAGGCCGAGATCACGGCGCTGGAGGAGGCGGCCCGGACCCATACCGCGCAGGTCGGCCACCTGCGGGCACAGCTCGCGGAGCTGGAGCGGCAGCTCGGGCTCGAACCCTTCGACCCAGCCAACCTGCGTCAGGCCGAGCGCGACCTCACCGCGACGGACGCCGCACTCACCACCGCCCGCGAGCGGGCTGGGAGCCTCGCCGAGCAGGAGCGGGTGGCCCGCGAGCGGCTGGAGCGCAAGGCCGAAATTGAGCGGCAGGCGGGGGAGATTTCCAAACAGGTGGACACCTGGCAGACCCTCACGAATACCCTCAAGGCCAACGAGTTCCAGAGCTACCTGCTGTCCGAGGTCGAGGCCCAACTCCTGACCGGGGCGGGAACGCTGCTGCACGACATCAGCGACGGTCGCTACCGCCTCGCGCTGGAAAACGGCGAGTACGTCGTGCAGGACCTCTGGAACGCGGGCGAGACACGCGGGGTCAAGACCCTCTCGGGCGGCGAAACCTTCCTCGCCAGCCTGTCGCTCGCCATCGCCCTGAGCGACTACCTCGCCGGAAACAAGGTGTTGGGGGCGCTCTTTCTGGACGAGGGCTTCGGCACCCTGGACCCGCAGGCGCTGGAAGCGGTCGCCGGGGCGCTAGAAAACCTACGCACCCAGGGCCGCATGGTGGGCGTGGTGACGCACGTGGAAAGCCTCTCCGAGCGCCTGCCCAGCCGCCTGCTGGTGACCAAGAGCGTGGCCGGAAGCAGCGTACAGCGGCTGGACGGATGA
- a CDS encoding RES family NAD+ phosphorylase, protein MLRDTELREALAALSTGAWEGQVFRCVKGVTADEVQKNLCNLTKAGRYSRGEDLRVLYTSHGWEVAGMEFRQSPTPPTPADLRGATCLSLWVKAERVLDLTDAGVREQVGTSLQELTGDWQFLNEQGEDAPTQRLGRTAFESGRFDAVRAPSKLRPGEANLLVFVDRIGERVVATDLPPGFPERLEV, encoded by the coding sequence ATGCTCAGGGACACCGAATTACGAGAGGCGCTTGCAGCACTGTCAACCGGCGCCTGGGAAGGCCAGGTCTTCCGCTGCGTGAAGGGCGTGACGGCGGACGAGGTACAGAAGAATCTGTGCAATCTCACCAAGGCGGGCCGCTACAGCCGGGGCGAGGACCTGCGCGTGCTGTACACCTCGCACGGGTGGGAGGTGGCGGGCATGGAGTTCCGGCAGTCCCCGACGCCCCCGACCCCGGCTGACCTGCGCGGCGCGACGTGCCTGAGCCTGTGGGTCAAGGCCGAACGGGTGCTGGACTTGACGGACGCGGGGGTGCGCGAGCAGGTGGGGACTTCCTTGCAGGAACTGACGGGCGACTGGCAGTTCCTGAACGAACAGGGCGAGGACGCGCCCACGCAGCGGCTGGGACGGACCGCTTTTGAATCCGGGCGCTTTGACGCGGTGCGGGCGCCCAGCAAGCTGCGGCCCGGCGAGGCGAATCTGCTGGTGTTCGTGGACCGCATCGGGGAGCGGGTCGTGGCGACGGACCTGCCGCCGGGCTTTCCGGAGCGGCTGGAGGTGTAG
- a CDS encoding exonuclease SbcCD subunit D → MRVLHTADFHAGRNLRGFDRTPEIQQALTEIAGLARSERADAVLVSGDLFDTVNPSADAEAAVFDFFLRLRDANIPAVAIAGNHDSAARLHSLAGLLGWVGVQLVAQPTANPLEMIRTIVTRGGETLTVGALPFLSERRLVKAADVLGGDVGAWRQKYREGMGFFLRRLAEGFQPGSVNMLMAHATMDGAVPSGSERTMQFDLLNAYTLSPLQLPAAAQYVALGHVHKPQQNSEMPLAHYPGSVVQLDFGEGGEKKQVNLVEVEPGRPARVTAIPLASGRELRTVRVTLDNVDARLAALEGFPGLVKVVVRAPSGTALPGLKDRVLRRLPNTLAVELDAVQEDLALPEQRREGLSLMDLYERFHQERRGELPGDLRDAFREADEAARGEEEGVVA, encoded by the coding sequence ATGCGCGTACTTCACACCGCCGATTTCCATGCCGGGCGGAATCTGCGCGGCTTTGACCGGACCCCCGAGATTCAGCAGGCCCTGACCGAGATCGCGGGGCTGGCCCGCAGCGAGCGTGCCGACGCGGTGCTGGTGTCGGGCGACCTCTTTGACACGGTGAACCCCTCGGCCGACGCAGAGGCGGCCGTCTTTGACTTCTTCCTGCGGCTGCGCGACGCGAACATTCCGGCCGTCGCCATCGCCGGGAACCACGACAGCGCGGCCCGGCTGCACAGCCTCGCGGGGCTGCTGGGGTGGGTGGGCGTGCAGCTCGTGGCGCAGCCCACCGCCAACCCGCTGGAGATGATCCGCACCATAGTCACGCGCGGCGGCGAGACGCTGACGGTCGGTGCCCTCCCCTTCCTGTCCGAGCGGCGGCTGGTCAAGGCGGCCGACGTGCTGGGCGGCGACGTGGGTGCGTGGCGGCAGAAGTACCGTGAGGGTATGGGCTTTTTCCTGCGGCGGCTCGCCGAGGGCTTCCAGCCGGGGAGCGTCAACATGCTGATGGCGCACGCCACGATGGACGGCGCGGTCCCCAGCGGCTCCGAGCGCACCATGCAGTTTGACCTGCTCAACGCCTACACGCTCTCGCCGCTGCAACTTCCGGCGGCGGCGCAGTACGTGGCGCTGGGGCATGTCCACAAGCCGCAGCAGAACTCGGAGATGCCGCTCGCGCACTATCCCGGCTCGGTGGTCCAACTTGACTTCGGGGAGGGCGGCGAGAAGAAGCAGGTCAACTTGGTGGAGGTGGAGCCGGGCCGCCCCGCCCGCGTCACGGCCATCCCGCTCGCCAGCGGACGCGAACTGCGGACCGTGCGGGTCACGCTGGACAACGTGGATGCACGGCTCGCGGCGCTGGAGGGCTTTCCCGGTCTGGTGAAGGTGGTCGTACGGGCACCGTCGGGCACCGCGCTGCCGGGCCTCAAGGACCGGGTGCTGCGGCGGCTGCCCAACACGCTGGCGGTGGAACTCGACGCCGTGCAAGAAGACCTCGCCCTCCCCGAGCAGCGGCGCGAGGGCCTGAGCCTGATGGACCTCTACGAGCGCTTTCACCAGGAGCGGCGCGGCGAGTTGCCGGGTGACCTGCGCGACGCCTTCCGCGAGGCGGACGAGGCCGCACGGGGCGAGGAAGAAGGGGTGGTGGCGTGA